In Polaribacter sp. Hel_I_88, the following proteins share a genomic window:
- a CDS encoding alpha/beta fold hydrolase has product MTDKLKTEGDFTYAEAGDGPAIIVLHGLMGALSNFGATFDHFSNNGYKVLIPELPLYTLPLIKTNVKNLASYLKDFLEFKQIDSAILLGNSLGGHIALYFTKHYPEKVNTIVLTGSSGLYEKAMGDSFPKRGNYEYIENKAREVFYDPKVATKELVDDVYATVNDRIKALKTLSIAKSAIRHNMKNDLPEMTQPTCLIWGKQDGVTPPEVAVDFHKLLPNSDLFWIDKCGHAAMMERPEEFNQILFDWLKSRNI; this is encoded by the coding sequence ATGACTGACAAATTAAAAACCGAAGGTGATTTCACCTACGCAGAAGCTGGAGATGGACCTGCAATCATTGTTTTACATGGATTAATGGGTGCTTTGAGTAACTTTGGAGCTACTTTTGATCATTTTTCTAACAATGGATATAAGGTATTAATACCTGAATTACCTTTATACACTCTTCCACTTATAAAAACGAATGTTAAAAATTTAGCAAGCTATCTAAAAGATTTTTTAGAATTTAAGCAAATTGATAGCGCTATTCTTTTAGGAAACTCTTTAGGTGGCCATATTGCCTTGTATTTTACCAAACATTATCCTGAAAAAGTAAATACTATTGTACTTACAGGAAGTTCTGGTTTGTATGAAAAAGCAATGGGAGATAGTTTCCCAAAAAGAGGAAATTACGAGTATATTGAAAATAAAGCTAGAGAGGTTTTTTACGATCCAAAAGTTGCCACGAAAGAATTGGTAGATGATGTGTATGCTACTGTAAATGACAGAATAAAGGCTTTAAAAACCTTGTCTATTGCTAAAAGTGCAATTCGTCATAACATGAAAAATGATTTACCAGAAATGACACAACCTACGTGTTTAATTTGGGGAAAACAAGATGGAGTTACACCTCCAGAAGTAGCTGTGGATTTCCATAAATTATTGCCAAATTCAGATTTATTTTGGATTGATAAATGTGGACATGCTGCAATGATGGAAAGACCTGAGGAATTCAATCAAATTTTGTTTGATTGGCTAAAATCTAGAAATATATAA
- a CDS encoding RluA family pseudouridine synthase, whose amino-acid sequence MHSTKQNLQVLFEDNHIIIINKRAGDITQGDKTGDKPLSDVVKEYVKDKYNKPGNVFIGTVHRLDRPTSGIVIFARTSKALERLNKMLRDKTINKTYWALVKKQPKKESDNLIDFLKKDTKKNKSFVYKKEIEGSKKATLHYKTIKKLDNYTLLEIDLETGRHHQIRTQLSYIGSPIKGDLKYGFDRSNKDGSISLHARKIEFIHPVSKEKIALIAPTPDDVIWNACN is encoded by the coding sequence ATGCATTCTACAAAACAAAACTTACAAGTACTTTTTGAAGATAATCATATCATCATCATTAATAAACGAGCTGGAGATATTACACAAGGTGATAAAACTGGCGATAAACCTTTAAGTGATGTTGTTAAAGAATACGTAAAAGACAAATACAACAAGCCTGGCAATGTTTTTATTGGTACTGTACATAGATTGGATAGACCAACATCTGGAATTGTTATTTTTGCAAGAACCAGCAAAGCTTTAGAGCGTTTAAATAAAATGTTGCGTGATAAAACCATCAACAAAACCTATTGGGCATTGGTTAAAAAGCAACCTAAAAAAGAAAGCGATAATTTAATAGATTTTCTAAAAAAAGACACTAAAAAGAACAAATCTTTTGTGTACAAAAAGGAAATTGAAGGCAGTAAAAAAGCGACCTTACACTACAAAACAATTAAAAAACTAGACAATTATACTCTGTTAGAAATTGATTTAGAAACTGGCAGACATCACCAAATAAGAACACAACTCTCTTATATTGGTTCTCCTATAAAAGGCGATTTAAAATATGGTTTTGATAGAAGCAACAAAGATGGCAGCATCAGTTTGCATGCTCGTAAAATTGAGTTTATTCATCCTGTTTCTAAAGAAAAAATTGCGCTAATTGCTCCAACTCCAGATGATGTAATTTGGAACGCTTGTAACTAA
- a CDS encoding FtsL-like putative cell division protein, with amino-acid sequence MTKVKRGIYDFLRGSFLTDESAFKNWRIIIFVVVLLLIMISSAHSADKKVIEISELNKKKRELRAEYVDTGTILMRMKMESNIREKAKSRGLKPSGNPPKKIKVTYKD; translated from the coding sequence ATGACAAAAGTTAAAAGAGGTATTTACGATTTTTTGCGAGGAAGTTTCCTTACAGATGAGTCTGCTTTTAAAAATTGGCGAATCATCATATTCGTAGTTGTGCTTTTGTTAATTATGATTTCAAGCGCACACAGTGCAGATAAAAAAGTGATAGAAATATCGGAGTTAAATAAAAAGAAACGAGAATTACGAGCAGAATATGTAGATACAGGAACCATTTTAATGCGAATGAAGATGGAATCTAACATTAGAGAAAAAGCAAAATCTAGAGGGCTGAAACCTTCAGGAAATCCTCCAAAAAAAATAAAAGTAACCTATAAAGACTAA
- a CDS encoding penicillin-binding protein, whose product MATHKKSILTKFYIVAGFITLILFAVIFRVVNIQYFQGEKYRKLSTDLTVKEFTISANKGNVYAADGNLLATSMSKYTIRMDVVAVDGTVFEKNIAALSKELSKMFGYSASHYQTKLRNAKKRKNRYLLIARNVGYNDYVKMKSFPIFNLGVYQGGFIAEHKTVREHPIGKIAERTIGYADFRGEAGIEGAFADFMEGENGLRWKQKIAKNQWKPISDVNEKEPIDGHDVITTIDVNIQDITHHALLRQLEYFDAEHGCAVVMETATGEIKAISNLGRTSKGTYFEKRNYAVWESHEPGSTFKLASLMAVLDDKYIDTSTVVDTERGRIYVNNRKVEDSKHGGYGEISAARVFEVSSNVGIVKLIKKHYDHQPEKFIDKIEKYGFTKPIGFQIKGEGKPYIPKPSDKAWSKISLEWMAWGYGISVTPMQTLMFYNAVANNGVMVKPRFVRELRREDKAEKVFETEVVNPRIASQETINKIRKVLENVVIKGTADNIYSPNFSMAGKTGTAKKYIPRVKNKNGEWEGGYYSTEKYAASFAGFFPAENPKYSCIVLVHDPDKEKGYYGASVAGPIFKEIAQKIYTTTPIDNQTVNQKVTYATLDNQYKAYDKVAYKNYKEVPNVEGMDGMDAISMLENIGMKVQFSGVGKVKTQSIKKGEKLVKGTTIILKLS is encoded by the coding sequence TTGGCAACTCACAAAAAAAGCATCCTTACCAAATTCTACATTGTAGCTGGTTTTATTACGCTTATTTTGTTTGCGGTTATTTTTCGTGTGGTAAACATTCAATATTTTCAAGGAGAAAAATACAGAAAACTTTCTACAGATCTTACAGTAAAAGAGTTTACAATTTCTGCGAATAAAGGAAATGTTTATGCTGCGGATGGTAATTTGTTGGCAACATCAATGTCTAAATATACCATTAGAATGGATGTTGTTGCAGTAGATGGAACTGTTTTTGAAAAAAATATTGCAGCATTATCTAAAGAATTGTCAAAAATGTTTGGCTATTCTGCAAGCCATTATCAAACAAAATTAAGAAACGCAAAAAAACGTAAAAACAGGTATTTGTTAATAGCCAGAAATGTTGGGTATAATGATTACGTGAAAATGAAATCATTCCCAATTTTTAATTTGGGTGTTTATCAAGGAGGTTTTATTGCGGAGCATAAAACAGTAAGAGAGCATCCAATAGGTAAAATTGCAGAACGTACAATTGGCTATGCAGATTTTAGAGGAGAAGCTGGCATTGAAGGTGCTTTTGCAGATTTTATGGAAGGTGAAAATGGCTTGCGTTGGAAACAAAAAATCGCAAAAAATCAATGGAAACCAATTTCTGATGTTAATGAAAAAGAGCCTATTGATGGGCATGATGTGATTACAACAATTGATGTAAATATTCAAGATATTACTCACCATGCTTTGTTGCGTCAGTTAGAATATTTTGATGCAGAGCATGGTTGTGCTGTAGTTATGGAAACTGCCACTGGCGAAATTAAAGCTATTTCTAATTTAGGAAGAACATCAAAAGGAACGTATTTTGAGAAAAGAAACTATGCAGTTTGGGAAAGTCATGAACCTGGTTCTACTTTTAAATTAGCAAGTTTAATGGCTGTTTTAGATGATAAATATATTGATACATCTACAGTTGTAGATACTGAAAGAGGTAGAATTTACGTCAATAACAGAAAAGTTGAAGATTCAAAACATGGTGGTTATGGAGAAATTTCTGCTGCAAGAGTTTTTGAGGTTTCATCGAATGTTGGAATTGTAAAGTTGATTAAAAAACATTACGATCATCAACCAGAAAAGTTCATCGATAAAATAGAAAAATACGGATTTACAAAACCAATTGGTTTTCAAATTAAAGGAGAAGGAAAACCTTACATACCAAAACCATCTGACAAAGCTTGGAGTAAAATTTCTTTAGAATGGATGGCTTGGGGTTATGGAATTTCTGTAACACCAATGCAAACTTTAATGTTTTACAATGCTGTTGCTAATAATGGAGTTATGGTAAAACCTCGTTTTGTAAGAGAATTAAGAAGAGAAGATAAAGCAGAAAAGGTTTTTGAAACTGAAGTTGTAAATCCAAGAATTGCATCACAAGAAACCATTAATAAAATAAGAAAAGTTTTAGAAAACGTGGTGATAAAAGGAACAGCGGATAATATTTATTCTCCCAATTTTTCAATGGCAGGTAAAACAGGAACTGCTAAAAAATACATTCCAAGAGTTAAAAATAAAAATGGCGAATGGGAAGGTGGTTATTATTCAACAGAAAAATATGCAGCTTCTTTTGCAGGTTTTTTTCCAGCAGAAAATCCTAAATATTCCTGTATAGTTTTAGTTCACGACCCAGATAAAGAGAAGGGATATTATGGAGCTTCTGTTGCTGGGCCAATTTTTAAAGAAATTGCACAGAAAATTTATACAACCACACCTATTGATAATCAAACTGTGAATCAAAAAGTAACATATGCAACTTTAGATAATCAATACAAAGCGTACGATAAAGTTGCGTATAAGAATTACAAAGAAGTGCCAAATGTAGAGGGAATGGATGGAATGGATGCTATTTCTATGTTAGAAAATATAGGAATGAAAGTTCAGTTTTCTGGTGTAGGAAAAGTAAAAACACAATCCATAAAAAAGGGCGAAAAGCTTGTAAAAGGAACCACAATTATTTTAAAATTATCATAA
- the murD gene encoding UDP-N-acetylmuramoyl-L-alanine--D-glutamate ligase has product MKNQEKNKTIPVLPPLGERGLCILGGGESGVGTAILGKQKGFKVFVSDKGEIAKKYKQVLLNNEIDFEENQHTESKILAADVVMKSPGIPDKVELVQKLLKKSIPVISEIEFAAQFTNAKIIGITGSNGKTTTTLLVHHILKNAGLHVGIAGNIGDSFAKQVAENNFENYVLEISSFQLDGIENFNSHIAILTNITPDHLDRYEYDFNKYIESKFRITKNQKATDYLIYDADDEAINNWLKEHKTQAKLVPFSLEKELEYGAYIKNNEIIINLNKEKINMPISTLSIKGKHNTKNAMASAMAAQLLSVRRDFIKESMSNFEGAEHRLENVAKIKDVEYINDSKATNVNATFYALECMDKTTIWIVGGVDKGNDYTDLLPLVREKVKAIVCLGVDNDKIKNTFGNVVDIIVETAGAEEAVKVSHKLAERGEAVLLSPACASFDLFENYEDRGRQFKKAVRNL; this is encoded by the coding sequence ATGAAAAACCAAGAAAAAAACAAAACGATTCCAGTGTTACCCCCTTTGGGGGAAAGGGGGCTTTGTATTCTTGGTGGAGGAGAAAGTGGTGTAGGAACCGCAATTCTTGGAAAACAAAAAGGATTTAAAGTTTTTGTTTCTGATAAAGGAGAAATAGCAAAAAAGTACAAGCAAGTTCTTTTAAATAACGAGATAGATTTTGAGGAAAATCAACATACAGAAAGTAAAATTTTAGCTGCTGATGTTGTGATGAAAAGTCCTGGAATTCCTGATAAAGTAGAATTAGTTCAAAAATTGTTAAAAAAATCAATTCCTGTGATTTCAGAAATTGAGTTTGCAGCACAATTTACGAATGCTAAAATTATTGGAATTACAGGATCAAATGGAAAGACAACAACAACATTATTAGTGCATCATATTTTAAAAAATGCTGGATTACATGTTGGAATTGCAGGAAATATTGGAGACAGTTTTGCAAAACAAGTTGCAGAAAATAATTTCGAAAATTATGTCTTAGAAATTAGCAGTTTTCAATTAGATGGAATTGAAAATTTTAATAGTCATATTGCGATTTTAACAAACATTACTCCAGATCATTTAGATAGATATGAATACGATTTTAACAAATATATTGAATCGAAATTTAGAATCACAAAAAACCAAAAAGCAACCGATTATTTAATTTATGATGCAGATGATGAAGCTATCAATAATTGGTTAAAAGAACATAAAACACAAGCAAAATTAGTTCCGTTTTCGCTTGAAAAAGAATTAGAATATGGAGCATATATTAAAAATAACGAGATTATAATCAACCTAAATAAAGAAAAAATTAACATGCCAATATCAACTTTATCAATTAAAGGAAAACACAATACAAAAAATGCAATGGCTTCAGCAATGGCTGCTCAATTATTAAGCGTTAGAAGAGATTTTATAAAAGAAAGCATGTCCAATTTTGAAGGGGCAGAGCATCGTTTAGAAAATGTTGCTAAAATTAAAGATGTAGAATATATAAACGATTCTAAGGCAACCAATGTAAACGCAACTTTTTATGCTTTAGAATGTATGGATAAAACTACCATTTGGATTGTTGGTGGTGTAGATAAAGGAAATGATTATACTGATTTATTGCCTTTGGTAAGAGAAAAAGTAAAAGCAATTGTATGTTTAGGTGTTGATAACGATAAGATTAAAAATACATTTGGTAATGTAGTAGATATTATTGTGGAAACTGCTGGAGCAGAAGAAGCAGTAAAAGTATCTCATAAATTGGCAGAAAGAGGAGAAGCTGTTCTATTATCTCCTGCTTGTGCAAGTTTCGATTTATTTGAAAATTACGAAGATAGAGGTCGTCAATTTAAAAAAGCGGTTAGAAATCTTTAA
- the mraZ gene encoding division/cell wall cluster transcriptional repressor MraZ: MINLIGTYECKADAKGRVMVSSALKKQMQPILQEGFVLKRAVFEKCLELYPMKEWNIMMERINKLNKFKKKNNDFIRRFTAGVKLVELDATGRVQIPKDLCDFAGIQKQVVMSSSGNIVEIWDKDKYEKAIDDAADDFADLAEEVMGNTEFDELS; this comes from the coding sequence GTGATAAACCTAATTGGTACATACGAATGTAAAGCAGATGCTAAAGGCAGAGTGATGGTTTCATCAGCTCTCAAAAAGCAAATGCAACCAATTTTACAAGAAGGTTTTGTGTTGAAAAGAGCAGTATTTGAGAAGTGCTTAGAATTATATCCTATGAAAGAATGGAATATAATGATGGAAAGAATTAACAAATTGAACAAATTTAAAAAAAAGAACAACGATTTTATAAGAAGGTTTACGGCTGGTGTAAAGTTGGTGGAATTAGATGCAACTGGTAGAGTTCAAATACCAAAAGATTTGTGCGATTTTGCTGGAATACAGAAACAAGTAGTGATGTCGTCTTCTGGAAACATTGTTGAGATTTGGGATAAAGACAAGTACGAAAAAGCCATTGACGATGCTGCAGATGATTTTGCAGATTTGGCTGAAGAAGTAATGGGAAATACAGAATTCGATGAGTTATCATAA
- the mraY gene encoding phospho-N-acetylmuramoyl-pentapeptide-transferase, with amino-acid sequence MLYYLFEYLESQFSIPGASVFQFITFRAAAAFILSLLISAIYGKRIINYLQKKQVGETVRDLGLEGQKQKSGTPTMGGVIIILATLIPAVLLAKLDNIYIIILIITTVWMGLIGFLDDYIKVFKKDKDGLSGKFKILGQVGLGLIVGSMLYFNDDVVIKEQLPIDQQIVQENGRTQVFGEAHKSTKTTVPFFKNNELDYSKPLSFLGDGYEKYGWIIFIFITVFIVTGVSNGANLTDGIDGLAAGSSAIIVVTLAVFAWVSGNIIFADYLDVMYIPNSGEMTVFILAFAGALIGFLWYNTYPAQVFMGDTGSLTIGGIIAVIAISIRKELLLPILAGIFVIENLSVIMQVSWFKYTKKKFGEGRRIFRMSPLHHHYQKLSYHESKIVVRFWIVGILLAVFTIVTLKLR; translated from the coding sequence ATGCTATATTATTTATTCGAATATTTAGAGAGTCAGTTTAGCATTCCTGGTGCAAGTGTGTTTCAGTTTATCACATTTAGGGCAGCAGCAGCTTTTATTTTGTCTTTGTTAATTTCTGCAATTTATGGAAAAAGAATTATCAATTATTTGCAAAAAAAACAAGTTGGTGAAACTGTAAGAGATTTAGGTTTAGAAGGTCAAAAACAAAAATCTGGTACACCTACAATGGGTGGAGTTATTATCATTTTAGCAACGTTAATTCCTGCTGTTTTATTAGCAAAATTGGATAATATTTATATCATCATTTTAATTATAACCACAGTTTGGATGGGATTAATCGGTTTTTTAGATGATTATATAAAAGTATTTAAAAAAGATAAAGACGGTTTAAGTGGTAAGTTTAAAATTTTAGGTCAAGTTGGTTTAGGTTTAATTGTTGGATCTATGTTATACTTTAATGACGATGTTGTTATCAAAGAGCAATTGCCAATTGATCAACAAATTGTTCAAGAAAATGGAAGAACACAAGTTTTTGGAGAAGCGCATAAATCAACAAAAACAACAGTTCCTTTTTTTAAAAATAACGAGTTAGATTACTCAAAACCATTAAGTTTTCTGGGTGATGGTTATGAAAAATATGGTTGGATTATTTTCATTTTTATTACTGTTTTTATTGTAACAGGAGTTTCAAATGGAGCAAATTTAACAGATGGAATTGATGGTTTAGCAGCAGGTTCATCAGCAATTATAGTAGTAACATTAGCTGTTTTTGCTTGGGTTTCTGGAAACATCATTTTTGCTGATTATTTAGATGTCATGTACATTCCTAACTCTGGAGAAATGACTGTTTTTATTTTAGCTTTTGCAGGAGCTTTAATTGGTTTTTTATGGTACAATACATATCCAGCCCAGGTTTTTATGGGTGATACAGGAAGTTTAACTATTGGTGGAATTATAGCTGTGATTGCAATATCAATCAGAAAAGAATTATTGCTACCAATTTTAGCTGGGATTTTTGTTATCGAAAATTTATCAGTGATCATGCAGGTTTCTTGGTTTAAATACACGAAAAAGAAATTTGGCGAAGGAAGACGAATTTTTAGAATGTCGCCTTTGCATCATCATTATCAAAAATTAAGTTATCACGAAAGTAAAATTGTAGTCCGTTTTTGGATTGTTGGAATTTTACTAGCGGTTTTTACAATTGTGACGTTGAAGTTGAGGTAG
- a CDS encoding UDP-N-acetylmuramoyl-L-alanyl-D-glutamate--2,6-diaminopimelate ligase, giving the protein MKKLQDILYKVAIKQVFGNTNIDINNIVFDSRKVEPNDVFVAQKGVQVDGHLYIDKAISLGASVIICEDFPSDKKEGVTYIQVADANVALAIMAANYYENPSTIFPVVGVTGTNGKTTIASLLYQLFYKAGYKVGLLSTVKILVDETEFKATHTTPDSLTINKYLDMMLEAGVEFCFMEVSSHGIHQKRTEGLTFAGGIFTNLSHDHLDYHETFAEYRDVKKAFFDGLPKSAFALTNIDDKNGNFMLQNTVAKKYSYALKTVGDYKTRILEKQLSGTLISVDGTEVWTKLIGVFNIYNLTAIIATAELLGLEKLEILTIVSQLESVSGRFQYVISEDGITAIVDYAHTPDALKNVLETINDIRTNNEKVITVVGCGGDRDKTKRPKMAHIASQLSNQAIFTSDNPRTENAQTILDEMEVGVSPENYKKTLSVLDRRQAIKTACKISETGDIILIAGKGHENYQEINGVRVHFDDLEEVTNCFNQLKKN; this is encoded by the coding sequence CTGAAAAAATTACAAGACATATTATATAAGGTTGCCATCAAACAAGTATTTGGGAATACAAATATTGATATAAATAACATTGTTTTCGACTCTAGAAAAGTTGAGCCTAATGATGTTTTTGTAGCTCAAAAAGGTGTTCAAGTAGATGGTCATTTATATATTGATAAAGCAATTTCTTTAGGTGCAAGTGTAATTATTTGTGAAGATTTTCCAAGTGATAAAAAAGAAGGAGTTACGTATATTCAAGTTGCAGATGCAAATGTTGCTTTGGCAATTATGGCTGCTAATTATTATGAAAATCCTTCTACAATATTTCCAGTTGTTGGGGTTACAGGTACTAATGGAAAAACTACCATTGCATCACTTTTATATCAATTATTTTACAAAGCAGGGTATAAAGTTGGTTTGCTATCAACTGTAAAAATTTTGGTTGATGAAACCGAATTTAAAGCAACACATACCACTCCAGATTCTTTAACTATCAATAAATATTTAGATATGATGTTAGAGGCTGGTGTAGAATTCTGTTTTATGGAAGTGAGTTCGCATGGAATTCATCAAAAAAGAACAGAAGGCTTAACGTTTGCAGGTGGAATTTTTACCAATCTTTCTCATGATCATTTAGATTATCATGAAACGTTTGCAGAATACAGAGATGTAAAAAAAGCGTTTTTTGATGGTTTGCCAAAATCGGCATTTGCATTAACAAATATCGATGATAAAAATGGCAACTTCATGTTGCAAAATACGGTTGCTAAAAAATATAGTTACGCTTTAAAAACGGTTGGCGATTATAAAACTAGAATTTTAGAAAAACAACTTTCTGGAACTTTAATTTCTGTGGATGGTACAGAGGTTTGGACTAAATTAATTGGTGTTTTTAACATTTACAATTTAACAGCAATTATTGCAACTGCTGAATTACTAGGATTAGAAAAACTAGAAATTTTAACGATTGTAAGTCAGCTAGAGAGTGTAAGTGGTCGTTTTCAATACGTTATTTCTGAGGATGGAATAACAGCAATTGTAGATTATGCACACACTCCAGATGCCTTAAAAAATGTGTTAGAAACCATCAATGACATCAGAACAAACAACGAAAAAGTGATTACTGTTGTAGGTTGTGGAGGTGATAGAGATAAAACGAAAAGACCAAAAATGGCGCATATTGCTTCGCAATTAAGCAATCAAGCAATTTTTACGTCAGACAATCCAAGAACAGAAAACGCACAAACTATTTTAGATGAAATGGAAGTGGGTGTTTCTCCAGAAAATTATAAAAAAACATTATCAGTTTTAGATAGAAGGCAAGCCATTAAAACTGCTTGCAAAATCTCAGAAACTGGAGATATTATTTTGATTGCAGGAAAAGGGCATGAAAATTATCAAGAAATTAACGGAGTTCGCGTTCATTTTGATGATTTAGAAGAAGTTACTAATTGTTTCAATCAACTAAAAAAGAACTAG
- the yihA gene encoding ribosome biogenesis GTP-binding protein YihA/YsxC — MKIKSAEFVMSNSNVINAPKDRIPEYAFIGRSNVGKSSLINMLMERKDLAKISGKPGKTQLINHFKINDEWFLVDLPGYGYASVSKKKRVIFQYFIENYFKEREQLVCTFVLIDSRHDPQKIDLDFMQFLGENQIPFCIVFTKADKLGSSKLNKQITSYKKKLLQHWESLPMNFLTSSQTGLGRKEFLDFIDGVNKDVAKDFK, encoded by the coding sequence GTGAAAATTAAGTCTGCTGAATTTGTAATGAGTAACAGCAATGTTATAAATGCACCCAAAGATAGGATTCCTGAATATGCTTTTATTGGGCGATCTAATGTTGGAAAATCTTCATTAATTAATATGTTAATGGAGCGTAAAGATTTGGCTAAAATTTCTGGTAAACCTGGTAAAACGCAATTAATAAATCATTTTAAAATAAATGATGAATGGTTTTTGGTAGATTTACCTGGGTATGGTTACGCATCTGTTTCAAAAAAGAAACGTGTAATTTTTCAGTATTTTATTGAAAACTATTTTAAGGAAAGAGAACAATTGGTTTGTACGTTTGTTTTGATTGATTCCAGACACGATCCTCAAAAAATCGATTTAGATTTTATGCAGTTTCTAGGCGAGAATCAAATTCCTTTTTGCATTGTTTTTACAAAAGCAGATAAATTAGGTAGTTCTAAATTGAACAAACAAATAACATCTTACAAAAAGAAATTACTACAACATTGGGAGTCTTTACCAATGAACTTTTTAACCTCTTCTCAAACAGGTTTAGGTAGAAAAGAGTTTTTAGATTTTATTGATGGCGTAAATAAAGATGTTGCCAAAGATTTTAAATAA
- the rsmH gene encoding 16S rRNA (cytosine(1402)-N(4))-methyltransferase RsmH, translated as MSYHNAVLLKESVDALAIKEDGVYVDVTFGGGGHSKEILKRLGKNGKLFAFDQDPDALANVIDDERFVLIPENFRYISRFLRFHRIKKVDGILADLGVSSHQFDEAERGFSTRFEGDLDMRMNQRSKISAKEVVNTYSEEKLADILFMYGEIRNSKNVAKTIVEERQNEKIETSFQLKTILKKYLPNAKEHKILAQIFQAIRIEVNEELEVLKEFLLQIPNLLNDEGRLSVISYHSLEDRLVKRFIHTGLFKGEPEKDAFGRSNEPLKRVGKLIIPTPEEIKINNRARSAKLRIATLKEERK; from the coding sequence ATGAGTTATCATAATGCAGTTTTATTAAAAGAAAGCGTGGATGCACTTGCTATCAAAGAAGATGGTGTGTATGTTGATGTTACTTTTGGTGGTGGAGGTCACTCAAAAGAAATTTTGAAAAGATTAGGCAAAAACGGAAAATTATTCGCTTTTGATCAAGATCCTGATGCTTTAGCAAATGTAATTGATGATGAGCGTTTTGTATTAATTCCAGAGAATTTTAGATATATCTCAAGGTTTTTAAGATTCCATAGGATAAAAAAAGTTGATGGAATTTTAGCAGATTTAGGAGTTTCCTCTCATCAATTTGATGAAGCAGAAAGAGGTTTTTCAACTCGTTTTGAGGGCGATTTAGATATGAGAATGAATCAACGTTCTAAAATATCAGCAAAAGAAGTTGTAAACACTTATTCAGAAGAAAAATTAGCAGACATATTATTTATGTATGGTGAAATTAGAAATTCTAAGAATGTTGCCAAAACAATTGTAGAAGAAAGACAAAATGAAAAAATTGAGACTAGTTTTCAATTAAAAACGATTTTAAAGAAATATTTACCAAACGCAAAAGAGCATAAAATTTTAGCGCAAATTTTTCAAGCAATCCGAATTGAGGTAAATGAAGAGTTGGAGGTTTTAAAGGAGTTTTTGTTACAAATTCCGAATTTATTAAATGACGAAGGAAGATTGAGTGTTATTTCTTATCATTCTTTAGAAGATAGATTGGTTAAAAGATTTATTCATACAGGTTTATTTAAGGGTGAGCCAGAAAAAGATGCTTTTGGGAGATCTAATGAACCTTTAAAAAGAGTTGGGAAATTAATCATTCCAACTCCAGAAGAAATCAAAATTAACAACAGAGCAAGAAGTGCGAAATTAAGAATTGCAACTTTGAAAGAAGAGAGAAAATAG